The Candidatus Binatus sp. genome includes a window with the following:
- a CDS encoding type II toxin-antitoxin system Phd/YefM family antitoxin, producing MKSDISATDAARRFSELLNRVRYRNESFVVKRGGEPVCEIVPARPATISGRELVELLRTLPHPDREYGKVVEKLIRNQPPFEKSRWPR from the coding sequence ATGAAATCTGACATTTCGGCGACGGATGCCGCACGCCGCTTCTCCGAATTGCTGAACCGGGTGCGCTATCGAAACGAAAGTTTCGTGGTGAAGCGCGGAGGCGAGCCGGTCTGCGAAATAGTTCCAGCGCGGCCCGCGACGATCAGCGGGCGTGAACTGGTCGAATTGTTGCGGACTCTTCCGCATCCTGACCGCGAATACGGGAAGGTCGTCGAAAAACTGATCCGCAATCAGCCGCCATTTGAGAAGTCGCGTTGGCCACGTTGA